Genomic DNA from Salvia miltiorrhiza cultivar Shanhuang (shh) chromosome 1, IMPLAD_Smil_shh, whole genome shotgun sequence:
ACCATGATTAAAACTCTAATTAATCCATAATTAGTCATTAACTATCAATTACTATTATTAATTGTAAttcattaataattaattaatgctaATAATTAACTAATGATTGCCTTGCCGACGGCCGCACGATGGTTTTggagtttatatatattatctCTACAAGCTACGTATTATTGTATCGTAACTGCACACCTATCTTACATGTACTATTTCAGAATAATATCTTACATGTACTATTTATAACTATATATTTTACTAATTGCTAATATATTTAAAACATATACTAacaattcaaattttataaacattatattttattatattatattagaAAATCATATTATATTAGAAAAATCGGggtcaaattcaaattttatgatTGTCGTAGACAAATAGCACATGAAATTCAATTCATGGTTTTGTTACATTGCTATTCCTCAACAACACATTATGAATCATTCAACCTTTTGAAAGCAAAGTAACATGACTCATGCATATTACAATCCAAACTTATTCAATGTGTTGACTACCAATTTATAAATGTGAATATTTCATTTAGGATTGTATATCACCACTTTCCTTTCAAGCAGACCCAATATTAGTGAAAGTTATCTTATGGCAATACACAATGAATTCTATTACACAAATTAATTCAAACCTTTTAATGATTTGACTCCCAAATCATACATGTAGATATTTTTCGAAAATGTTGAGGATATAAGATAATTTGAAATCGTGTTCAAAATGTGGAGGACATAAATACATATACCATGTAACAAATAAACCAATAAGCATTTAGTTAGATAAAACATTATCGGAATGCAACTTCCATTTCATATGTTAGTATGTTGAAGGAGAGTTGACTCCATCTATGCTTTCCCGGGCTTTTTGTAAGGCGTTGAAATtgcaattctctctctctctccattatTCATTCATTCCGCTAATTTCTTCTTTCTTACCATATATACATGCATCCCACGTCCCATTACCGTCccattatatttttattttttaggaaAAATAGATTAAAGAAACGAGGTCCAACAATCATCTCTATTTTTGTCAACCAGAGAATATAGGGAAAAAACCTTTTTGGCAGTTGAATTCACCGCCTTAACAAAGAGGTTTTTCGGTGGTTTCATTCTCCCTCTTGCTGTAAACTCTTGctacatttctctctctctcattcctcTTCCAAAAGATGCCTGATGATACGAATTCAGTCGATCAACACAACGGGAGTGGAGAAGAGATGCAAATCAAGAATGAATCTGCAGCTGAGCCTTCAGGTATCTGTTATTGCAAGGATTTGGAAGTTTGATTTATGCCATGTGTTTAGTCTCTTCATTGTTTGGTTTAGatatggatttgatgaaggagAAATTTTCGAAGTTGCTTCTCGGGGAAGACATGTCGGGTGGTGGAAAGGGCGTTTCTTCTGCATTGGCCTTGTCCAATGCCATCACCAATCTTGCTGGTAAGATTAATTATGAGATCAATTTGAACTTGTTCGAAAATGTAGATGATCGTGATAATTTAGTTCGTCGAAACCTTTGCAGCTTCTGTTTTTGGGGAGCAGTCGAGGTTAGAGCCAATGTCTGCAACGAGGAAGGAGAGGTGGAAAAAGGAAATCGAGTGGCTTGTCTCAATCACGGATTACATAGTCGAATTCGTCCCTTCTCAGCAGAAAACAAAGGATGGTTCGAATATGGAGATAATGGTGACACAGCAGCGGAGAGACCTTCTCCTAAGCATCCCCGCCTTGCGCAAGCTCGACACAATGCTTCTTGTAAGACACCTTGATTTAATGTTCTGTTTTGGTTGTGTTTATGGCTACCCTTATACATGGAATGGTGATGATTGAGCAGGGCATCCTTGATAACTTCGAGGGCGAGCAAGAGTTCAAGTATGTGTCAAGAGACGCGGATGAGTCCCAGAGAGGGGTGCAGAGGAGCGACAAATGGTGGCTACCTACTGTCAAGGTTCCCCCCAGTGGCCTATCAGAAGAGTCGCGGAGGTTTCTGCAGAAGCAGCAGGAGGCGGTAAATCAAGTGTTGAAGGCATCCATGGCTATAAATTCTCAAGCTCTTAGTGATATGGACATCCCTGAGAGCTACATTGAGTCCCTACCTAAGGTCTATAATGTTTATCAATTTTTAATGAAGTTGTTGATTAGGCCAAGGAACTGATTTTGATGTTGGTGATGTTGTAGAATGGGAGAGAAAGTCTTGGTGAATCACTCTACAGAAGCATTACAGATGAACACTTTGATCCGTTGCAGTTCCTTTCGGCCTTGGACTTGCCATCTGAGCACAAGATTCTTGATTTGAAGAATAGGATTGAGGCTTGTGTTGTGATATGGAGGAGGAAGATGATCCATAAAGACGCCAAGTCTTCATGGGGTCCGGCTATAAGcttggagaagagagagattttCGAGGACCGAGCACAGACTGTTCTACTCCTGCTCAAGCAGAAATTCCCAGGGATTCCCCAGTCCTCACTTGAGATAAGCAAAATCCAATGCAATCAAGTATGGTTTTGGTTTTTATTTGTAGCACATTTTGTGTTGAACCTAAATATTTTTGCTTACTGTGTTTTTTCCTTGTGAATAGGATGTGGGGCTGTCGATTTTGGAGAGCTATTCTAGGGTGCTGGAATCCTTGGCCAACACGGTGATGTCTCGTATCAAGGATGTTCTGTATGCCAACTCTCATGCAGAGAGCCACTCCGAGGATTCCACACCATCACTGAGATTGAGCTCTGCTGCAGAGTCGACTGCATCTCTCACGCTTTCTGATTTCATAAGCTGGGATTCGGAGCCTTCTGAGGCAGAAACCGGGAAGAGATGCAGCAAGGATGAAGAGGAAAAGATCATACGCGAACTTGCTACCATCAAGAGGTTTTCTTACATCGATAAGGTTGAGATGGGCGGTATCAGAAGCCCAGCTCGCGGTTAGAGCAACTAAGATGCAGATAGATGCTGTGAATGGGAAGAGTGGAATGCAAGAACAATAGAGAAAGTTACattcaataatataaaatactCAAAATGTCTGAGGTGTTGTAGATTGAATTAGTTTAACAAGATTTCCTCTTCCTTCCATTTTTGGAGAGGGAAGTTTTCCCAATCTGCTTGTGTATTACTACATTCTAACTCAGCATTAAACTGGAGCACAATTTGTTCATTGCAATAGTATTCATTGATTGTTGGCTTCTAATATATCTATATGTAATGCTTTTTTGATCTAATAAAATCATGATATTCATTGCATATAGTTTCTACCTTAGATGCAAGTGAAAACAGTGTCTTATCTATCTCTTATACTCCTACATCATAAATTACATAAGAAGCCAATCCATATCTCCACAGTTGCAGGCTTAAAAACCTCATTAATTCTCCAAATACTTATGCAAGAAGCCGTTTTCCACGCCTAATAAGCGCTGCAATGTCCTTGCTCTGCATCATGGCTTTCCAATTTATCGCGCCACGTTTAAGCTTCCCAACCTCCTGCAATAACCAAAGATAGTTTCTATAAATAGGCCGATTTTCGCCCCACGTCAAAATCATCATCAGATGACAAAAAGGGGAATTAATCCAACCTGAAACTGGAAAACTAAGTTGTTGGTTTTTGGCAACACTGATAGGCCATCATCATCATCCACTGTCAATCAAAGGGATGGAACTGTCAAAAACCTTTTCTTCctatattcacacacacacacacacacacacagaaacGACGTCGTGCTTCTCAAAATCTGAAGTTCCATACGAATTTTGTAGTTTGTGAATGAGTTGAGTGGTACAGGAACCACATTCTTTTTCTTCATCTCAGTACTGCTTGAACTCTCAACCACAGAAGATGAGTTGCAATTAAACAACAACTCCATTGCTTCTTCATTCTTTGCATCAATGCACCTTTTTGAATAGCTACCAGCAATACAAATAAGGTATAAAATACTACTAACTTTTATACATTAATCAAAACTCAGCTAAAAAGGGAGCATGCTTAATTAGATACCGTGATACATCACTCCAAACTGTCGAATCTTTCGAAGCTGCTGATGAACAAGAAAAGAGGgcatcatatatatctatttgAATCAATATCAAGATCTGAAGATCCAAAATTTATTATTACGTGGCGAAACGTATCGACGGTGATATCTTGGAAAATCAGCACCCCACTGAAATCTTGGCACAGAAATTCTGTAGGAGTAAATCTGGCACGTCCCAATTCTCTGTTTTACACCATCAACAGCAACAACTTTATGCAATAAAGATTTAGAAAACATTTACtccatttttacttttttttggaTGCATGAAATCATAGTATTAACTAACCTGTTTGAGGCTCTCGATTTTACCTTCAGTTTGAGAAAGTGAATCGGTCTTAGAAATGCAGCATTCAAGATTTGCTGAAATGGTTCCTAGATGATCCACCACTACCACTACGGCCCGGGACACGTACTCTTTCGTCGTCTCAAGAATTCTGCAttcaatgaaaattaattataccAAAACTTCAAATTCATGCCATAAATCACTgacattatttatttttttgtaagaaTTGAGATATACTGAGTCTTGTCTTGGGAGCTCAAGAAAGCTGTTTTGCAGTAATCAGCAGCCTGGTAGAGCTGAGAGCTGAAGTTCCTTAGCTCCTGCACCAAGAATTCACACTATAACATATGTATATTGCAAATTAATTATGAAAtcatataaaatatgataaacGACAtgcaaatatttaaaaatacgACTGACTTTGAGAGATTTGTGGAACTGTGCTACGTCATCAACCACGGCTTCGGAATCCTCCTCCACCATTTTCTCATCCATTTTTCTTTGCTGATTCAGAAACTGAAAATAGACTCTGTTGCAccttcatatttatttaaatatgctgaaatattttttttgttttttttggacAATTTGATCAGTGCTTTGAGTCTCGTGAGTAGTCCTTGTATAAGTTTGTCTGCAAATCACACAGAATTGAGGAGGGATTTTTGTCGTGTAGAATGAAAAAGTAGCTTTTCTTACCTATTATCAACATCAACGATTtcatcatatataatatattgtcaACAAATGAGTCAACGGATTTTGGCACCTTAGAAAcaaacaacacaaataacaacaataatGCTTCACAACGGCCCGTGATTCAGTTGGCT
This window encodes:
- the LOC130985562 gene encoding probable protein ABIL1 isoform X1 codes for the protein MDEKMVEEDSEAVVDDVAQFHKSLKELRNFSSQLYQAADYCKTAFLSSQDKTQILETTKEYVSRAVVVVVDHLGTISANLECCISKTDSLSQTEGKIESLKQRIGTCQIYSYRISVPRFQWGADFPRYHRRYVSPPASKDSTVWSDVSRYSKRCIDAKNEEAMELLFNCNSSSVVESSSSTEMKKKNVVPVPLNSFTNYKILDDDDGLSVLPKTNNLVFQFQEVGKLKRGAINWKAMMQSKDIAALIRRGKRLLA
- the LOC130985553 gene encoding rho guanine nucleotide exchange factor 8-like, which gives rise to MPDDTNSVDQHNGSGEEMQIKNESAAEPSDMDLMKEKFSKLLLGEDMSGGGKGVSSALALSNAITNLAASVFGEQSRLEPMSATRKERWKKEIEWLVSITDYIVEFVPSQQKTKDGSNMEIMVTQQRRDLLLSIPALRKLDTMLLGILDNFEGEQEFKYVSRDADESQRGVQRSDKWWLPTVKVPPSGLSEESRRFLQKQQEAVNQVLKASMAINSQALSDMDIPESYIESLPKNGRESLGESLYRSITDEHFDPLQFLSALDLPSEHKILDLKNRIEACVVIWRRKMIHKDAKSSWGPAISLEKREIFEDRAQTVLLLLKQKFPGIPQSSLEISKIQCNQDVGLSILESYSRVLESLANTVMSRIKDVLYANSHAESHSEDSTPSLRLSSAAESTASLTLSDFISWDSEPSEAETGKRCSKDEEEKIIRELATIKRFSYIDKVEMGGIRSPARG
- the LOC130985562 gene encoding probable protein ABIL3 isoform X2, with protein sequence MDEKMVEEDSEAVVDDVAQFHKSLKELRNFSSQLYQAADYCKTAFLSSQDKTQILETTKEYVSRAVVVVVDHLGTISANLECCISKTDSLSQTEGKIESLKQRIGTCQIYSYRISVPRFQWGADFPRYHRRYVSPPSKDSTVWSDVSRYSKRCIDAKNEEAMELLFNCNSSSVVESSSSTEMKKKNVVPVPLNSFTNYKILDDDDGLSVLPKTNNLVFQFQEVGKLKRGAINWKAMMQSKDIAALIRRGKRLLA